One Ignavibacteria bacterium genomic window carries:
- the tsaE gene encoding tRNA (adenosine(37)-N6)-threonylcarbamoyltransferase complex ATPase subunit type 1 TsaE, producing the protein MEIVTQNEDETINAGFEFAKNLTPGDVVGLSGDLGAGKTRFIKGICNYFQVKEPVNSPTFIIVNEYKGQHDNKPMKIFHFDLYRLNNPDELINLGLDNYFTNESICLIEWIENGSDIINPNHLVELGFGNADNERIINLHE; encoded by the coding sequence ATGGAAATAGTTACGCAAAATGAAGATGAAACGATTAACGCCGGATTTGAATTTGCAAAAAATTTAACTCCCGGTGACGTTGTCGGCTTATCAGGTGACTTAGGCGCAGGTAAAACACGATTCATAAAAGGCATCTGTAATTATTTTCAGGTTAAAGAACCCGTTAACAGTCCCACGTTCATAATCGTTAATGAATACAAAGGGCAGCATGATAACAAACCTATGAAGATTTTTCATTTTGATTTATATCGCCTTAATAATCCCGATGAATTAATAAATCTCGGATTGGATAACTATTTCACAAATGAATCCATTTGCTTAATTGAATGGATTGAAAACGGAAGCGACATAATAAATCCCAATCATCTCGTTGAACTCGGTTTTGGAAATGCCGATAATGAAAGAATAATTAATCTGCATGAATAA
- a CDS encoding response regulator, whose amino-acid sequence MSKILWVDDEIDLLKSNIMFLKQKGYDVEEAANGEDAVNMIEKSDYDLVFMDEMMPGMGGLETLLKIKDVKPALPVVMVTKNETESLMENAIGKKISDYLLKPVNPGQLLLVCKKLLDSRKIEGDQLSRDYIQEFNQTSMALMENPDWRDWIELYTKVTNRELELDEHPQLGLKQTLTDQKKEFNVEFGKYIEKNYKDWVNTEDINNKPVLSNQIMEKYVFPELDKYKSVFFFLVDCMRLDQWLEMEKYLHQYFRISKDYYYSLLPTATPYSRNAIFAGLYPSELEKHYPNLWKQDDDNENSKNNFEREFLAKLLERKRIKLRNEFRYTKIMDSEFSRGIESKIPSYLNNHLNTIVINFLDMMVHSRSDYAILKEIAPDDSAFRSLTTSWFEHSSFFGMLRQLANKPDVKVIITTDHGSIRCLHGVKAFGDRESSPNLRYKYGRNVKAEPKHSMLITKPTDYRLPVRNGMVNYIIAKEDFYFVYPTDYHKYLNQYNDTFQHGGISLEEMILPVISLESKT is encoded by the coding sequence ATGAGTAAAATACTTTGGGTAGATGACGAGATAGACCTTCTTAAATCGAACATTATGTTTCTTAAACAAAAGGGATATGATGTTGAAGAAGCAGCTAATGGTGAAGATGCTGTGAACATGATTGAGAAATCGGATTACGATTTAGTCTTCATGGATGAAATGATGCCCGGCATGGGAGGTCTTGAAACTCTTTTGAAAATAAAAGACGTCAAGCCCGCGCTTCCGGTTGTGATGGTAACGAAGAACGAAACCGAAAGCCTGATGGAAAATGCAATCGGCAAAAAGATTTCGGATTATTTATTAAAACCTGTAAATCCCGGACAGCTTCTGCTTGTCTGTAAAAAACTTCTAGATTCAAGAAAAATAGAAGGCGACCAGCTTTCACGTGATTATATTCAGGAGTTTAACCAGACTTCAATGGCGTTGATGGAAAATCCCGATTGGCGAGACTGGATTGAGCTTTATACAAAGGTTACTAACCGCGAACTTGAGCTTGATGAACACCCCCAACTTGGATTAAAACAAACCTTAACAGACCAGAAAAAAGAATTTAACGTTGAGTTTGGTAAATATATTGAGAAGAATTACAAAGACTGGGTAAATACTGAAGACATTAATAATAAACCGGTTCTGTCAAATCAGATAATGGAAAAATATGTTTTCCCTGAGCTTGATAAATATAAATCGGTGTTCTTCTTTTTAGTTGACTGCATGCGTCTTGACCAATGGCTCGAAATGGAAAAATATTTGCATCAGTATTTCAGAATTTCAAAGGATTATTATTATTCGCTTCTTCCGACTGCTACACCTTACAGCCGTAACGCAATCTTTGCGGGATTATATCCATCAGAGCTTGAAAAACATTATCCGAACTTATGGAAACAGGATGATGATAACGAAAACAGCAAAAATAATTTTGAGCGGGAATTTCTTGCAAAGCTTCTCGAAAGAAAAAGAATAAAACTAAGAAATGAATTCCGTTACACAAAAATAATGGATTCCGAGTTCAGTCGCGGAATTGAAAGTAAAATTCCGTCTTATCTGAATAATCATCTGAACACAATCGTGATTAACTTCCTCGATATGATGGTTCACTCGCGAAGCGATTATGCAATCTTAAAAGAAATTGCTCCCGATGATTCTGCGTTTCGTTCGCTCACGACTTCATGGTTTGAGCATTCATCGTTCTTTGGAATGCTTCGCCAGCTTGCGAATAAGCCTGATGTGAAGGTGATTATCACAACTGACCACGGAAGCATCCGCTGTCTGCATGGCGTTAAGGCATTTGGCGACAGGGAATCATCTCCGAATCTACGTTACAAATATGGACGCAATGTTAAAGCAGAGCCGAAGCATTCGATGTTGATAACAAAGCCGACCGATTACAGACTTCCCGTAAGGAACGGTATGGTGAATTACATAATTGCCAAAGAAGATTTCTATTTTGTGTATCCGACCGATTATCATAAATACTTGAATCAATATAACGATACATTCCAGCACGGTGGCATTTCTCTGGAAGAAATGATACTGCCGGTTATATCGCTGGAATCAAAGACTTAG
- the rlmD gene encoding 23S rRNA (uracil(1939)-C(5))-methyltransferase RlmD yields the protein MKKGDELELSISELSSEGMGIAKIEDNFVIFIPQTLPGDRVIAQINKKKSNYAEAKLVELLDESPDRVAPYSMHFGVCGGCKIQNFAYNKQLEFKTNVVKNAFLRIGEFDNIEVNDCLASPEVFYYRNKMEFSFSDDVWLEDPSLKGTEKFALGLHVPKFHSKILNIKYCFLQSEQSNKILNFTRDFFKERGTSIYSTKTHSGYLRFLIIRQSKHTPDLMVNLITENYDEELIKEYANALRYAVPEITTIINAITSKKAQVAFGEQEFVIYGDGVIYEKLTNLNGNEHTYKISANSFFQTNTLQAENLFNIGMQYGDFNGKDNVIDLYCGAGSISLFISDSVKYVKGVELVADAIANANKNKKLNGVANCDFELSDIKDFLKSSSIEQFNKIILDPPRAGLHPEICEILSETRKEKIVYISCNPSTQARDLKIICNKGNYKLGRIQPVDMFPHTYHVENVVEVLAN from the coding sequence ATGAAAAAGGGAGATGAGTTAGAGCTGTCGATTTCGGAGTTGAGTTCCGAGGGGATGGGTATTGCCAAGATTGAAGATAATTTTGTGATTTTTATTCCGCAAACTTTGCCCGGCGACAGGGTAATTGCGCAGATTAATAAAAAAAAATCTAATTATGCGGAAGCAAAATTAGTCGAGCTTCTCGATGAATCGCCCGATCGTGTTGCACCATATAGTATGCATTTCGGTGTTTGCGGCGGTTGCAAAATTCAGAACTTTGCTTACAACAAACAGCTTGAGTTCAAAACCAACGTTGTAAAAAATGCTTTCTTGCGGATTGGTGAGTTTGACAACATCGAAGTAAATGACTGCCTCGCAAGTCCCGAGGTTTTTTATTACAGAAACAAAATGGAGTTTTCATTTTCCGATGATGTATGGCTTGAAGACCCAAGTTTGAAAGGAACGGAAAAATTTGCGCTCGGACTCCATGTTCCGAAATTTCATTCAAAGATTCTCAACATAAAATACTGCTTCCTGCAATCGGAGCAGTCAAATAAAATTTTAAATTTCACACGTGACTTTTTCAAGGAACGAGGCACGAGTATTTATTCGACTAAAACTCATTCGGGATATTTAAGATTTTTGATTATTCGTCAATCGAAGCATACACCTGACTTGATGGTGAATCTTATTACTGAAAATTACGATGAAGAATTAATCAAAGAATATGCTAACGCTTTGAGATATGCAGTTCCTGAAATCACTACGATTATAAATGCGATAACATCGAAAAAAGCGCAGGTTGCTTTCGGGGAACAAGAGTTTGTTATATATGGTGACGGGGTGATTTATGAGAAGCTCACGAATCTGAACGGCAACGAGCATACATACAAAATTTCCGCAAATTCGTTTTTCCAGACGAACACTTTGCAGGCGGAAAACCTGTTCAATATAGGAATGCAATACGGGGATTTTAATGGAAAAGATAATGTTATTGATTTATATTGCGGTGCCGGGTCGATTTCTTTATTTATTTCAGATTCAGTAAAATACGTTAAGGGAGTTGAGCTTGTTGCCGATGCAATTGCAAACGCAAACAAGAATAAAAAGCTAAACGGAGTTGCAAATTGCGACTTTGAGCTTTCAGACATCAAAGATTTTTTGAAAAGCTCATCTATTGAGCAATTCAATAAAATCATTCTTGATCCGCCGAGAGCGGGATTGCATCCTGAAATCTGCGAAATTTTGTCTGAAACAAGAAAAGAGAAAATCGTGTATATAAGTTGTAACCCCTCAACACAGGCAAGGGATTTAAAGATAATTTGTAACAAGGGAAATTATAAGCTTGGCAGAATTCAGCCGGTTGACATGTTCCCGCATACATACCACGTTGAAAATGTTGTTGAGGTATTAGCAAACTAA
- a CDS encoding KpsF/GutQ family sugar-phosphate isomerase, with protein sequence MSKTSEDVIKNARKVISIEKKAISDLERRFNNAEFSDSFRQAVDAIFKCKGKIVITGIGKSGIIAQKIVATFNSTGTYSIFLHSADSIHGDLGIVREDDVVILISKSGDTSEVKQIIPTLRDLGVKMIGILGNTKSDLADVCDIIIDASVKEEACPHNLAPTSSTTVALVIGDALAVSLLQKRNFRKEDFAFIHPGGSLGKKLILKVEDIMSEGDDVPTVKESTGMKDIIYAISSKRLGCAVVVNGSTVKGIITDGDIRRLLEKTLEIKNLTAKDVMSRNPKLIPKDTLAKRALEIMEDNKITSLIIADKKNKLQGILHIHKLIELGL encoded by the coding sequence TTGAGCAAAACAAGCGAAGATGTTATCAAAAATGCCAGGAAAGTAATTTCAATCGAGAAAAAAGCTATCAGTGACCTCGAACGTAGATTCAACAATGCTGAGTTTTCCGACAGTTTCCGGCAGGCGGTCGATGCGATTTTCAAATGCAAAGGAAAAATTGTGATTACGGGAATCGGTAAATCAGGTATCATTGCGCAAAAAATTGTTGCGACTTTTAATTCAACAGGAACGTATTCGATTTTTTTACACTCGGCTGATAGCATTCACGGTGATTTGGGAATCGTACGTGAAGATGATGTAGTGATTTTGATTTCAAAGAGCGGTGATACAAGCGAAGTCAAACAAATTATTCCAACGTTGCGCGACCTCGGCGTGAAGATGATTGGAATTTTAGGCAACACAAAATCCGACCTTGCGGATGTTTGTGATATAATAATAGATGCTTCAGTGAAAGAAGAAGCATGTCCGCATAATCTTGCTCCGACATCATCGACGACGGTTGCGCTTGTAATCGGTGATGCGCTTGCCGTTTCGCTTCTGCAAAAAAGAAATTTCAGAAAAGAAGATTTTGCATTCATTCATCCCGGCGGTTCGCTTGGTAAAAAGCTTATATTGAAAGTCGAAGACATTATGAGTGAAGGTGATGATGTTCCGACTGTGAAAGAATCAACGGGAATGAAAGATATTATTTATGCGATTTCATCAAAACGTCTCGGATGTGCAGTTGTTGTAAACGGAAGCACGGTTAAAGGAATTATCACCGATGGTGACATCAGACGCTTGCTTGAAAAAACTCTTGAGATAAAAAATCTTACTGCAAAAGATGTGATGAGCAGAAATCCTAAGTTGATTCCGAAAGATACTCTTGCAAAACGCGCATTGGAAATTATGGAAGACAATAAAATTACATCACTAATAATTGCCGACAAGAAAAACAAGCTTCAGGGGATTTTACATATACATAAGTTGATTGAATTGGGACTTTGA
- the lptC gene encoding LPS export ABC transporter periplasmic protein LptC, protein MFSVKKVFFLLFILCGSIIIGCGEGGYIPQKTDFTAGDSPDQQSWNATVSFSDSNQVIAILKAKYIAYYSQKGLTIIDSGAVVDFFKEGKNVSTLTGKRGVVHDDTKNIEMQDSVKIRSVEGNELITQKLLWTNKTRRVSSEEYVKITTAKEIIEGIGFESDQELKNYTIYKVTGTFSK, encoded by the coding sequence TTGTTCAGTGTTAAAAAAGTTTTCTTTCTTCTCTTTATTCTCTGCGGCTCTATAATAATCGGATGCGGTGAAGGAGGATATATTCCTCAAAAGACGGATTTCACTGCAGGCGACTCCCCCGACCAGCAAAGCTGGAATGCGACCGTGTCGTTTTCCGATTCCAATCAGGTAATTGCAATTCTCAAAGCTAAATATATTGCTTATTACAGCCAAAAAGGGCTCACTATAATAGACAGCGGCGCGGTGGTTGATTTTTTTAAAGAAGGAAAAAATGTTTCGACCTTAACAGGCAAGCGCGGAGTTGTTCATGATGATACAAAAAACATCGAAATGCAGGACAGCGTTAAAATCAGAAGCGTTGAAGGAAATGAATTGATTACACAAAAGCTTTTATGGACAAACAAAACTCGAAGAGTTTCGTCGGAGGAATACGTAAAGATAACGACAGCAAAAGAGATTATTGAAGGAATTGGATTTGAATCAGACCAGGAATTGAAAAATTATACTATTTATAAAGTAACGGGAACGTTTAGTAAGTAA
- the tcmP gene encoding three-Cys-motif partner protein TcmP — protein sequence MSKEFHNKEFYEGTLFKLSILEGYFKEWLPVFTVTKFADYPQINIFDFFAGPGRDVKGNKGSPLIFIENINKYKDLILKNEIKINLFLNELNKNKYNLLLKNVKTEINNLFKVEILNSDFFKLFNEINKTFDKSINFIFLDQCGVRFVSEEIFKEIIKLPKTDFLFFISSSYFKRFKDDPNFKKYLGINPDSIKQSDYYKIHNEIFNYYKSLISINTKYFLSKFSIKKGANIYGLIFGTNHPLGMEKFLKICWEKDKITGEANFDIHRENISLEQPSLFSEHNKSQKIKIFEDEIKTKIVAGELKTDVEVLLYALENGFLAQHYKDVTKQLVKEGKIEKITFKSNCKKIKDYTPQAIKVK from the coding sequence ATGTCGAAGGAATTCCATAATAAAGAATTTTATGAAGGTACCTTATTTAAATTAAGTATACTTGAAGGATATTTTAAAGAATGGTTACCTGTTTTCACCGTTACTAAATTTGCTGACTATCCTCAAATAAATATATTTGATTTTTTTGCAGGACCGGGACGAGATGTAAAAGGTAACAAAGGAAGTCCCTTAATATTTATTGAAAATATTAATAAATACAAAGATTTAATTCTAAAAAATGAAATCAAAATAAATCTTTTCTTAAATGAACTTAATAAGAACAAATACAATTTATTATTAAAAAATGTTAAAACCGAGATTAATAATTTATTTAAAGTAGAAATACTAAATTCTGATTTCTTTAAATTATTTAATGAAATAAATAAAACCTTTGACAAATCAATAAACTTTATTTTTTTAGATCAATGTGGAGTTAGATTTGTATCCGAAGAAATCTTTAAAGAAATAATAAAGCTACCTAAAACTGATTTTTTATTCTTTATTTCTTCTTCATATTTTAAAAGATTTAAAGATGATCCTAACTTCAAGAAGTATTTAGGAATTAATCCTGATAGTATAAAACAATCTGATTATTATAAAATACACAATGAAATTTTTAATTATTATAAATCGCTAATTAGTATTAATACAAAATATTTTTTATCAAAATTTTCAATTAAAAAGGGTGCAAATATATACGGTCTAATATTCGGAACCAATCATCCTTTAGGGATGGAAAAATTTTTAAAGATTTGTTGGGAAAAAGACAAAATAACTGGAGAAGCTAACTTTGATATTCATAGAGAAAATATTAGTTTAGAACAACCAAGTTTATTTAGTGAACACAATAAATCTCAAAAAATAAAAATTTTTGAAGATGAAATTAAAACTAAAATTGTAGCTGGAGAATTAAAAACCGATGTTGAAGTATTATTATATGCTTTAGAAAATGGGTTTTTAGCACAGCATTACAAAGACGTTACAAAACAATTAGTAAAAGAAGGTAAAATTGAAAAAATAACTTTCAAATCTAATTGTAAAAAAATCAAAGATTATACACCTCAAGCAATTAAAGTTAAATAA
- a CDS encoding phage Gp37/Gp68 family protein: protein MAKSSIEWTQMTWNPTTGCSKLSAGCKNCYAEIMSKRLQLMGVEKYSAGFKKVRIHPESLNIPKSWKKPKMIFVNSMSDLFQKDVPLDFIQKVFDVMNECPQHVFQVLTKRSERLLELNKFLNWSPNIWMGVSVEDEKVEFRIDDLRKTDAKIKFLSLEPLLGPLDNLNLKKINWVIVGGESGFKARPIEEDWVTSIKQQCYLNHVPFFFKQWGGFHKKKNGRLLKGKTYNQMPIKLVA, encoded by the coding sequence ATGGCAAAATCATCTATAGAATGGACTCAAATGACATGGAATCCTACTACAGGATGCAGCAAACTTTCAGCTGGTTGCAAAAATTGTTATGCAGAGATAATGTCTAAGAGATTGCAATTAATGGGCGTCGAGAAATATTCCGCTGGATTTAAAAAAGTTAGAATACATCCAGAGTCCCTAAATATTCCAAAATCATGGAAAAAACCAAAAATGATTTTTGTTAATAGTATGAGTGATTTATTTCAGAAAGACGTTCCTTTGGATTTTATTCAAAAAGTTTTTGATGTAATGAATGAATGTCCACAGCATGTATTTCAAGTTTTAACAAAACGATCTGAAAGATTGTTAGAATTAAATAAATTTTTAAATTGGTCTCCTAATATTTGGATGGGGGTGTCTGTTGAAGATGAAAAGGTAGAATTTAGAATCGATGATCTAAGAAAGACTGATGCTAAAATAAAATTTCTATCCTTAGAGCCTTTGCTTGGACCTTTAGATAATTTAAATTTAAAGAAAATTAACTGGGTTATAGTAGGTGGGGAATCAGGATTTAAAGCAAGACCTATTGAAGAAGATTGGGTTACAAGTATTAAACAACAATGCTATTTAAATCATGTCCCATTCTTTTTCAAACAATGGGGTGGTTTTCATAAGAAAAAGAATGGTAGATTACTCAAGGGAAAAACTTACAATCAGATGCCTATTAAATTAGTTGCTTAA
- a CDS encoding O-methyltransferase — MMILLDQKIQEYSDGFTSKESELLEEIRLNTTQNRDDSAMLSGFHQGRFLAMLSKLMSPHCILEIGTYVGYSSLCFAEGLSHHGKIYTIDISEENINIANSYFKKSEYQNKIVPLLGNALDIISNFNETIDMVFIDADKINYINYYEAVLPKMRTGGLIIADNVLWSGKVLDAAEGREADEDTKALHKFNEIINNDNRVENVLLPLRDGLMLARKR; from the coding sequence ATGATGATTTTATTAGACCAAAAAATTCAAGAATATTCAGACGGTTTTACAAGCAAGGAAAGCGAGCTTCTTGAAGAAATCAGACTGAATACGACCCAAAACCGTGATGATTCTGCAATGCTTTCGGGATTTCATCAGGGAAGATTTCTTGCAATGCTCAGCAAGTTAATGTCGCCGCATTGCATTCTTGAAATAGGAACGTATGTAGGTTATTCGAGCTTATGTTTTGCTGAAGGACTAAGTCATCACGGAAAAATTTATACGATAGACATAAGCGAAGAAAATATTAATATTGCTAATTCATATTTCAAAAAATCTGAGTATCAAAATAAAATCGTTCCGCTTCTTGGGAATGCTCTTGATATAATTTCAAACTTCAACGAAACAATCGATATGGTTTTTATCGATGCCGATAAAATTAATTACATAAATTATTACGAAGCTGTTCTGCCGAAGATGAGAACGGGAGGATTAATCATCGCTGATAATGTTCTATGGTCGGGTAAAGTTCTCGATGCCGCAGAAGGAAGAGAAGCTGATGAAGACACAAAAGCACTTCATAAGTTCAATGAAATTATAAACAACGATAATCGTGTTGAAAATGTTTTGCTTCCCTTAAGAGATGGCTTGATGCTAGCGAGAAAAAGATAA
- a CDS encoding RNA polymerase sigma factor: MSRDSQKFLELLKPVYSDIVKFCKYLCRDISADDAKDVLQHSMLKAFENFSSLKDETKFKSWIFTIVSRETKNFYRNNFWKKFLPLDFSEKEHDIPVDFKQDEKFDNHNALSVALSKLSVKERSSILLFEVAGFSIEEIKDIQNESSISAVKSRLSRARQKMKKTIEEIQSDKKVSANINSGEIENETIKLISESNVR, translated from the coding sequence ATGTCACGTGATTCTCAGAAATTTCTTGAACTGCTTAAGCCGGTTTATTCCGATATTGTAAAATTCTGCAAATATCTCTGCAGGGATATTTCTGCGGATGATGCAAAAGACGTTTTGCAGCATTCAATGCTGAAAGCATTTGAGAATTTCAGTTCATTGAAAGACGAAACAAAATTCAAAAGTTGGATTTTCACGATTGTATCAAGAGAGACAAAAAATTTTTACAGAAATAATTTCTGGAAAAAATTTCTTCCGCTTGATTTCAGCGAGAAAGAACACGACATACCTGTTGATTTTAAGCAGGATGAAAAGTTCGACAATCACAATGCTTTATCAGTTGCCTTAAGTAAGTTATCAGTAAAAGAGCGTTCCTCGATTCTTCTTTTTGAAGTTGCCGGCTTTTCGATTGAAGAAATTAAGGACATCCAGAATGAGTCGAGTATTTCAGCAGTGAAATCACGACTCAGCCGCGCGCGGCAAAAAATGAAAAAAACGATTGAAGAAATTCAGTCGGATAAAAAAGTAAGTGCAAACATTAATTCAGGAGAAATTGAAAATGAAACCATCAAGCTCATTTCAGAATCCAATGTCAGATGA
- a CDS encoding DinB family protein — MALKEALKAELEQEMKSTREMLKRSPEKDFEKKPHEKSMTLGELASHVANTNKWISLVVDKDEYDFVKENYSEKTAKSNEELMKIFDDTLAGAIKSLENTTDEELMKGWKLRAGDQIFFELPKVAALRTMAYSHLYHHRGQLSVYLRLHDVPLPSVYGPTADNPMN; from the coding sequence ATGGCATTAAAAGAAGCATTAAAAGCAGAACTTGAGCAGGAAATGAAATCAACAAGAGAAATGCTTAAGAGATCTCCCGAAAAAGACTTTGAAAAAAAACCTCATGAAAAATCCATGACTCTTGGGGAGCTTGCATCACATGTTGCAAACACTAACAAATGGATATCGCTGGTTGTTGATAAAGATGAGTATGATTTTGTAAAAGAAAACTATTCTGAAAAAACTGCTAAGTCTAATGAAGAATTAATGAAGATTTTTGATGATACTCTTGCAGGGGCAATTAAGTCGCTTGAGAACACTACGGACGAAGAGCTTATGAAAGGCTGGAAGTTAAGAGCCGGAGACCAGATTTTCTTTGAATTGCCAAAGGTTGCCGCTTTGAGGACAATGGCATACAGCCATTTATATCACCACAGAGGACAACTATCAGTTTATCTTCGTCTTCACGATGTTCCGCTTCCTTCTGTCTATGGACCGACTGCAGACAATCCGATGAATTAA
- a CDS encoding DinB family protein, producing MNSKRGQILFEQFNACYNEENWFIPLTKALEGLTDEQFNRKPGDNVHSIRQLVDHLLFWNERYLMRIKDVPLDTIKIEKDNDPTFNMYDSLSKDELIKKMYQVFDELSDIIKNISDEKLDENVFKNFPDNQSKWWEIFENINIHNAYHTGQIMLVRKQLNLNK from the coding sequence ATGAATTCGAAACGCGGTCAAATTTTATTCGAGCAGTTTAATGCATGTTACAATGAGGAAAACTGGTTTATTCCGCTGACTAAAGCTCTTGAAGGGCTTACCGATGAGCAGTTTAACCGGAAACCGGGTGATAATGTTCATTCCATAAGACAGCTTGTTGACCATCTGCTTTTCTGGAATGAAAGATATTTAATGAGAATAAAAGATGTTCCTCTTGATACAATTAAAATTGAAAAGGATAACGACCCGACATTTAATATGTACGACAGTTTATCTAAAGACGAACTGATAAAAAAAATGTATCAGGTTTTTGATGAGCTTTCGGATATTATAAAAAATATTTCCGATGAAAAACTTGATGAAAATGTTTTTAAAAATTTTCCTGACAATCAAAGTAAATGGTGGGAAATTTTTGAAAACATAAACATACATAATGCATATCATACCGGACAAATAATGTTAGTTCGTAAACAATTAAATTTAAATAAATGA
- a CDS encoding T9SS type A sorting domain-containing protein — MKKFFLYNVILGFILCCSQIIAQDFNNNFYDVNCGFWRTGNSSTNNNQTNSSAPFLWQFVSTPVTSQIVDMIFVDSLYGWCSHTGNGGIRTTNSGATWTSFSFADTTFTTAYNGIYFININTGWCVGGSIQIRKTTNGGLNWFKQYGPPVSGINRSVWFANANTGYIAGSKGFPYQPFLAKTTNGGNNWTEITPSVPTAQELNDMHWLNVTTGWIAGYDVLLYTTNAGASFENRFANVPPTGNGHNSLLSVSFVRQETGWIGAANLERNNIYKTTNGGLNWIFQNNAVSQAGWNQINDIQFMSVFADTGWAVHGTPTTGAIMFTSNGGTNWVMDNTTYSWYDCLEIYNRKKVWSGGSSGRVWWTFVQSIPSGINPISNEIPEKFSLGQNYPNPFNPVTDFEFRIADFGFVKLNIYGIKGSIVATLINQNLNAGAYKINFDANGLNSGVYFYRLETNGFVETRKMILLK, encoded by the coding sequence ATGAAAAAGTTTTTTTTATATAACGTGATTTTAGGTTTTATTTTATGCTGTTCTCAAATTATTGCGCAGGATTTTAACAATAATTTTTATGATGTAAACTGCGGATTTTGGAGAACCGGAAATTCTTCAACAAATAACAATCAAACAAATTCGAGCGCGCCGTTTTTGTGGCAATTCGTTTCGACTCCCGTAACTTCACAGATAGTTGATATGATATTTGTTGATTCTCTGTATGGATGGTGCAGTCATACGGGTAATGGCGGTATCCGGACAACAAACAGCGGAGCAACATGGACATCTTTTAGTTTTGCCGATACGACATTCACTACTGCCTATAACGGAATTTATTTTATAAACATAAACACGGGATGGTGTGTTGGCGGTTCAATACAGATAAGAAAAACAACTAATGGCGGATTGAACTGGTTTAAACAATATGGTCCTCCCGTATCGGGAATCAACCGCTCGGTTTGGTTTGCAAATGCAAACACCGGTTACATCGCAGGAAGCAAAGGTTTTCCTTATCAGCCATTTCTTGCAAAAACGACTAATGGTGGAAATAACTGGACAGAAATAACTCCCTCTGTGCCAACAGCACAGGAATTAAATGATATGCATTGGCTGAATGTTACAACAGGATGGATTGCAGGATACGATGTTTTGCTTTATACAACAAATGCAGGAGCAAGTTTTGAAAATCGTTTTGCGAATGTGCCCCCAACAGGCAACGGACATAACTCATTGCTTTCGGTTTCATTTGTACGCCAGGAAACAGGATGGATTGGCGCGGCAAATCTTGAAAGGAATAATATTTACAAAACCACAAATGGAGGTTTGAACTGGATTTTCCAGAATAATGCAGTATCACAGGCAGGATGGAACCAGATAAATGATATTCAATTTATGTCTGTGTTTGCTGATACGGGATGGGCGGTTCACGGAACGCCAACAACCGGAGCAATTATGTTCACAAGCAACGGAGGCACAAATTGGGTTATGGACAACACAACTTACAGCTGGTATGATTGTCTGGAAATTTATAACAGAAAAAAAGTGTGGTCAGGTGGAAGCAGCGGAAGAGTATGGTGGACATTTGTTCAATCCATTCCATCAGGAATAAATCCTATCTCGAATGAAATTCCGGAAAAATTTTCTCTTGGACAAAATTATCCGAACCCGTTTAATCCTGTGACTGATTTCGAATTTCGGATTGCTGATTTCGGATTTGTGAAGCTGAATATTTATGGCATAAAAGGAAGCATTGTTGCAACATTGATTAATCAAAATTTAAATGCCGGCGCTTATAAAATTAATTTTGATGCAAACGGCTTAAACAGCGGAGTTTATTTTTATAGATTGGAAACTAATGGGTTTGTTGAGACGAGGAAAATGATATTATTGAAGTGA